A region of Desulfolithobacter dissulfuricans DNA encodes the following proteins:
- a CDS encoding sulfurtransferase TusA family protein translates to MSDFKVAPDGLEVAAVLDAKGLSCPMPLLRTKKEIGKLKSGEILQVDGTDPGSRNDIPGWCERAGHEYLGEKEESGYISFFIKKG, encoded by the coding sequence ATGAGTGATTTCAAAGTAGCTCCTGATGGACTGGAGGTAGCAGCAGTACTGGATGCCAAGGGCCTGAGCTGTCCCATGCCCCTGCTTCGCACTAAGAAGGAAATCGGCAAACTGAAGTCCGGGGAAATTCTGCAGGTCGATGGTACCGATCCAGGTTCCCGTAACGACATACCTGGCTGGTGTGAGCGTGCGGGCCACGAGTATCTGGGCGAGAAGGAAGAGTCCGGCTACATCAGCTTCTTTATCAAAAAAGGCTGA
- a CDS encoding serine hydrolase, protein MAILSHWCGQARVLPFAPDLLREALSRAGQETTWCLGFDTPTPGGSSGGRFLSPASVGHLGYTGTSFWIDPEKESIIVLLTNRVHPSRKNEKIRQFRPWFHDRVITALQECE, encoded by the coding sequence ATGGCAATTCTGAGTCACTGGTGCGGCCAGGCCAGGGTGTTGCCCTTTGCTCCTGATCTGTTGCGGGAGGCCTTGAGCAGGGCAGGGCAGGAGACTACCTGGTGTCTTGGTTTTGACACCCCGACCCCGGGAGGATCCTCCGGGGGAAGATTCCTTTCACCGGCCAGTGTGGGACACCTGGGCTATACAGGAACCTCCTTCTGGATAGATCCGGAAAAGGAGTCGATTATCGTCCTGCTCACCAACAGGGTGCATCCTTCGAGGAAAAACGAAAAGATCAGGCAGTTCAGACCCTGGTTTCACGACCGGGTCATCACTGCTCTGCAGGAATGTGAGTAG
- a CDS encoding serine hydrolase domain-containing protein gives MENRPDRQLTSLLKQLLERGVADGVFPGAAAGIFRRLTSGNIKVFSWAGSTGYGEREQEVDQNTVFDLASLTKPLVITLSLLTLIGEQKTTWDTLLGDHLGARIPADKKDIPLRYLVSHCSGMAPYKPFFKGFRPYCSREGRERLLRLVANEPLLHPPGQDFCYSDLGFMLLGEVVEQCSSSSLDNFFRKRLSSPLGLERVLFFRPGPFRTEDSGRFASTEKCLWRGRVLRGEVHDEHCYLMGGVSGHAGLFGTVRGCWGYVWQF, from the coding sequence ATGGAAAATCGACCAGATAGACAACTTACCAGCCTGTTGAAACAGCTGCTTGAACGTGGTGTTGCCGATGGAGTGTTTCCCGGAGCGGCTGCCGGGATTTTCAGGAGATTAACTTCTGGAAATATAAAGGTATTTTCCTGGGCTGGTTCAACGGGATATGGAGAGAGGGAGCAAGAGGTAGATCAGAACACGGTTTTTGATCTGGCCTCGCTGACCAAACCACTGGTTATCACCCTGAGTCTACTCACACTCATCGGCGAACAGAAGACTACCTGGGATACTTTGCTTGGCGACCATCTGGGGGCCAGAATACCGGCTGATAAAAAAGATATACCCCTGAGGTATCTGGTATCCCATTGTTCAGGAATGGCTCCGTATAAACCCTTTTTCAAAGGTTTCAGACCGTACTGCAGCCGGGAGGGGCGAGAAAGGCTGTTGCGCCTGGTTGCCAATGAACCGCTCCTCCATCCTCCAGGACAGGATTTTTGCTACTCTGATCTTGGCTTCATGCTCCTTGGCGAAGTGGTTGAACAGTGCAGTTCCAGCTCCCTGGATAACTTCTTCCGGAAAAGGCTGAGCAGTCCTCTGGGTCTGGAAAGAGTTCTCTTTTTCCGGCCCGGTCCATTCCGAACGGAGGACAGCGGCCGCTTTGCCTCGACAGAAAAATGTCTCTGGCGGGGCAGGGTGCTGCGGGGAGAGGTCCATGACGAGCATTGCTACCTCATGGGTGGGGTCAGTGGGCATGCCGGTCTCTTCGGAACCGTCAGGGGGTGTTGGGGCTATGTATGGCAATTCTGA
- the dnaN gene encoding DNA polymerase III subunit beta: MAFHFNISRTDLLRAIGAQQNITSKKGTLAILSNVLLKVEQNRIIFTGTDLEIGLKQTVPAEVFEEGVLTLPAKKLFEITRESASDTLSFVEKENNWVEISAGPARYKLAGMVSDEFPAFPEFNEETLVDMEGDVLGDLIDKTIFSIAHDKENMYSLTAGLLEKEEVDGKKYLKIISSDGHRLTIMSKEVDGATFDGLTLNPVTLIPRKGVQEMRKFCEENPTFKMGIEEKQAVLKSDESLLIVRLMEGEFPDYRGILNVISRDNIININRVRFLESLKRINLFTEDMFHAIKMEIQDNNLVLTSQNADFGSAKDEFEVGYAGDPLFLGFNCRYFIDTLQVMEGDIIQAAISSDESPCLITSPDDEGFLSIIMPMKL, encoded by the coding sequence ATGGCGTTTCATTTTAACATCTCCCGGACAGATCTCCTCAGGGCCATCGGCGCCCAGCAGAACATCACGAGCAAGAAAGGTACGCTGGCCATTTTGTCCAACGTTCTGCTCAAGGTGGAGCAGAACCGCATCATCTTCACCGGCACCGACCTGGAAATAGGACTCAAACAGACCGTCCCTGCCGAAGTGTTCGAGGAAGGAGTACTGACCCTGCCGGCTAAAAAACTCTTTGAAATAACCAGAGAATCTGCCTCTGACACCCTCAGCTTTGTCGAAAAGGAGAACAACTGGGTGGAAATCAGCGCCGGTCCGGCCCGCTATAAACTGGCCGGCATGGTTTCAGATGAATTCCCCGCCTTTCCTGAATTCAATGAAGAGACACTGGTGGACATGGAAGGCGATGTACTCGGTGATCTGATTGACAAGACCATCTTTTCCATAGCCCATGACAAGGAAAATATGTACAGCCTCACCGCCGGACTCCTGGAAAAGGAGGAGGTGGACGGGAAAAAATACCTGAAAATAATCTCCTCGGATGGACATCGGCTCACCATTATGAGCAAGGAGGTTGATGGAGCCACCTTTGACGGTCTGACCCTCAATCCGGTCACTCTTATTCCACGTAAGGGTGTGCAGGAGATGCGTAAATTCTGTGAAGAGAATCCCACCTTCAAGATGGGGATCGAGGAAAAGCAGGCTGTACTGAAAAGTGATGAATCCCTGCTGATCGTCCGGCTTATGGAAGGCGAATTTCCCGATTACCGCGGTATTCTCAATGTGATCAGCCGGGATAATATTATTAATATCAACAGAGTACGATTCCTTGAATCACTCAAGAGAATAAATCTGTTTACCGAGGATATGTTCCATGCCATCAAAATGGAAATACAGGATAATAACCTGGTGCTCACCTCGCAGAATGCGGATTTCGGCTCAGCCAAGGATGAATTTGAAGTAGGCTATGCCGGGGATCCACTCTTTCTGGGTTTCAACTGCCGCTACTTTATCGATACCCTGCAGGTCATGGAAGGCGATATTATCCAGGCCGCCATCAGCTCCGATGAAAGTCCCTGTCTGATAACGTCTCCTGATGACGAAGGGTTTCTGTCCATCATCATGCCGATGAAGCTGTAA
- a CDS encoding GNAT family N-acetyltransferase: MRNIRTFREEDWTSVWPMLRQVFRAGETYALPPDISEQQARRVWIDVPVETFVMTGSGGEILGTYYLKVNHPGPGSHVCNCGYVVAAEARGQGVGRALGSHSLREAKERGFRAMQFNLVVSTNVVALRLWKKLGFRTIGTVPGAFNSPKYGYVDAFVMYRELT, from the coding sequence ATGCGGAACATAAGAACATTCAGGGAAGAGGACTGGACGTCTGTCTGGCCGATGCTCAGGCAGGTCTTCCGAGCTGGAGAAACCTATGCCCTGCCTCCGGATATATCCGAACAGCAGGCCCGCAGGGTCTGGATAGACGTACCGGTAGAGACCTTTGTTATGACCGGTTCCGGAGGCGAGATTCTGGGGACATACTATCTGAAGGTAAATCATCCCGGTCCCGGTTCCCATGTCTGTAACTGCGGCTATGTTGTGGCCGCAGAGGCCAGGGGACAGGGAGTGGGCAGAGCTCTGGGTAGCCATTCCCTGCGTGAGGCGAAGGAGCGCGGTTTTCGGGCCATGCAGTTCAATCTGGTGGTGTCGACCAACGTGGTTGCCCTACGGTTATGGAAAAAACTGGGTTTTAGGACAATAGGAACAGTACCAGGAGCATTCAATAGTCCAAAGTACGGATATGTTGATGCTTTTGTAATGTATAGAGAATTAACTTAA
- a CDS encoding HPP family protein, which translates to MNNNKDKKIFSEYFSKMKTTSKSPPMVSFSEILWSWIGAFLGIAAVSFIHYNILDKTDLVMVIGSFGASAVLIYGAIKSPLAQPRNLVGGHIISAIIGVTCYKLFHSQMWLASSLAVATAIAVMHATKTLHPPGGATSLIAVIGSQKIHNLGYLYALMPAGLGALIMLAVALLVNNIPRSRRYPDFWV; encoded by the coding sequence ATGAATAACAACAAAGATAAAAAAATATTTAGTGAATATTTTTCAAAAATGAAAACCACGTCGAAAAGTCCGCCTATGGTTAGTTTTTCTGAAATTTTATGGTCATGGATAGGTGCTTTTCTTGGTATTGCTGCAGTATCGTTTATCCATTACAATATTCTTGATAAAACAGATCTTGTCATGGTTATAGGTTCTTTTGGCGCATCTGCAGTTCTCATATATGGTGCCATTAAAAGTCCCTTAGCGCAGCCGAGAAATCTCGTTGGCGGCCATATCATATCAGCGATTATTGGCGTTACCTGTTATAAGCTGTTCCATTCCCAGATGTGGCTGGCATCCTCGCTGGCCGTTGCCACGGCTATTGCCGTCATGCATGCCACCAAGACCCTACATCCTCCCGGCGGCGCCACCTCGCTGATTGCGGTTATCGGGAGCCAGAAGATCCATAACCTGGGCTACCTCTATGCTCTGATGCCGGCAGGACTGGGGGCGCTTATCATGCTCGCAGTCGCCCTGCTGGTAAACAACATACCCAGAAGCCGCAGATATCCTGATTTCTGGGTTTGA
- the gyrB gene encoding DNA topoisomerase (ATP-hydrolyzing) subunit B, giving the protein MNEQQKSSYGAEQIKVLDGLEAVRKRPSMYIGNTAEEGLHHLIYEVVDNSIDEALAGYCNRIRVVIHEDNSVSVEDNGRGIPVDMHPTENMSALELVMTTLHAGGKFDHSTYKVSGGLHGVGVSVVNALSEHAMAEVRRNGKIYRQTYEKGMRTSDLEVVGESEKTGTKIVFKPDPEIFTETTVFKYEIVRNRLRELAFLNRGVRIYLKDERSGAEDKFHFEGGIVSYVEHLNRKRTPIHPEPIFISGEKDQVQVEICFQYFDGYSERLFSFVNNINTREGGTHVAGFRAALTKCINRYASDDTVPKNLRAKMGGDDVREGLTCVVSVRVPNPQFEGQTKTKLGNSEVKSIVESICNEKLGAYLEQHPGDAKKILSKAVDAARAREAARRAKELSRKKGGLSVMMAGKLAECQSKDPAKREIFIVEGDSAGGSAKQGRDRSIQAILPLRGKIMNVEKARFDKILGSEEIKHLIAALGTGIGRDEFDIEKLRYHKIIIMTDADVDGAHIRTLLLTFFYRQMLPLIENGHVYIGQPPLYRLGRGKKELYFLDDDALNDYLYDQASQFIRIRRENGEEIEGEKMVAMLRQLSLFERLSAYLERLNIQEEMTIFLLENNVHSADQFVERQFIEDLVEKLKVLNPVIGNIRSCRWRPSCYEVDVAFRGRSHAMTTLGPNIPLIAEYRHGLEIYPHIQNYLRGTFTIIRTTASGTEKEIQADNWHDLIRMVREETFKGSHLQRYKGLGEMNPEQLWETTMNPENRSLVQVTIDDAEMADDMFTTLMGDKVEPRREFIQNHALEVSELDI; this is encoded by the coding sequence ATGAACGAGCAACAGAAGTCGTCCTACGGGGCAGAACAGATCAAGGTTCTTGACGGTCTTGAGGCGGTTCGGAAACGGCCTTCCATGTACATAGGCAATACGGCGGAGGAGGGACTGCATCATCTCATCTACGAGGTGGTGGACAACTCCATTGACGAGGCCCTGGCAGGCTACTGCAACCGGATCCGGGTCGTCATCCATGAAGACAACTCCGTTTCGGTGGAAGATAACGGCCGCGGCATTCCGGTGGACATGCATCCCACGGAAAACATGTCGGCCCTGGAACTGGTCATGACCACCCTTCATGCGGGCGGCAAGTTCGACCACTCCACCTACAAGGTCTCAGGCGGTCTGCACGGAGTGGGTGTGTCGGTGGTCAATGCCCTTAGTGAACATGCCATGGCCGAGGTCCGCCGCAACGGCAAGATTTACCGCCAGACGTATGAAAAAGGTATGCGTACCAGTGATCTCGAAGTGGTGGGTGAATCCGAGAAGACCGGTACCAAGATCGTTTTCAAGCCCGATCCGGAGATCTTTACCGAGACCACGGTCTTCAAGTACGAGATTGTCCGCAACCGGCTGCGGGAACTGGCCTTTTTGAACCGTGGCGTCCGCATCTATCTCAAGGATGAACGGTCCGGTGCCGAGGACAAGTTTCACTTCGAGGGCGGGATCGTCTCCTATGTGGAGCATCTCAACCGCAAACGGACCCCGATCCATCCGGAACCTATCTTTATTTCCGGTGAAAAGGATCAGGTCCAGGTGGAGATCTGTTTCCAGTATTTCGACGGTTATTCAGAACGCCTCTTCTCCTTTGTCAATAACATCAACACCAGGGAAGGCGGTACCCACGTGGCCGGGTTCCGGGCTGCCCTGACCAAGTGCATCAACCGCTATGCCAGCGATGACACGGTGCCCAAGAATCTGCGGGCCAAGATGGGCGGCGATGACGTGCGTGAAGGGCTGACCTGTGTGGTCTCGGTCCGGGTTCCCAATCCCCAGTTCGAGGGCCAGACCAAGACCAAGCTCGGCAATTCGGAAGTCAAATCCATTGTCGAATCTATCTGCAATGAAAAGCTGGGCGCCTACCTGGAACAGCATCCAGGCGATGCCAAAAAGATTCTTTCCAAGGCTGTGGATGCGGCCCGGGCACGGGAGGCGGCCCGGCGAGCCAAGGAACTGTCACGCAAGAAAGGCGGGTTGTCAGTGATGATGGCCGGCAAGCTGGCCGAATGCCAGTCCAAGGATCCGGCCAAACGGGAGATATTTATAGTCGAGGGAGATTCGGCCGGCGGCTCGGCCAAACAGGGCCGTGACCGGTCCATCCAGGCTATTCTCCCCCTGCGCGGCAAGATCATGAACGTGGAAAAAGCCCGGTTCGACAAGATACTGGGCAGTGAAGAAATCAAACATCTCATCGCCGCTCTTGGAACCGGTATTGGCCGGGACGAATTTGACATTGAGAAGCTGCGCTACCACAAGATCATCATCATGACCGATGCCGACGTGGACGGGGCCCATATCCGGACCCTGCTGCTGACCTTCTTCTACCGACAGATGCTGCCTCTCATCGAAAACGGCCATGTGTATATCGGCCAGCCACCCCTCTACCGGCTGGGCCGGGGCAAGAAAGAGCTCTACTTTCTCGATGATGATGCCTTAAACGATTATCTCTATGACCAGGCAAGCCAGTTCATCCGTATCCGGAGGGAAAACGGCGAGGAGATCGAGGGCGAGAAAATGGTGGCCATGCTCCGCCAGCTCTCTCTGTTTGAACGACTGTCCGCCTACCTGGAACGGCTTAATATCCAGGAAGAGATGACCATCTTCCTCCTGGAAAACAATGTCCATTCCGCGGATCAGTTCGTCGAGCGGCAGTTTATTGAAGATCTGGTAGAAAAACTGAAAGTGCTCAACCCGGTGATCGGCAATATCCGCTCCTGCCGCTGGCGGCCGAGCTGTTATGAGGTGGATGTGGCCTTTCGCGGCCGTTCCCATGCCATGACCACTCTTGGTCCCAATATCCCCCTGATTGCCGAATACCGGCACGGACTGGAGATCTATCCCCATATCCAGAATTATCTGCGAGGTACCTTTACCATTATCCGTACCACGGCTTCAGGGACAGAAAAGGAGATCCAGGCCGACAACTGGCATGATCTGATTCGGATGGTACGGGAGGAGACCTTCAAGGGCAGTCATCTGCAGCGCTACAAGGGTCTGGGTGAAATGAATCCCGAACAGCTCTGGGAGACCACCATGAACCCGGAAAACCGTTCCCTGGTCCAGGTCACCATCGACGACGCGGAAATGGCCGACGACATGTTTACCACTCTCATGGGTGATAAGGTGGAACCACGGCGCGAATTTATCCAGAACCACGCCCTGGAGGTATCGGAACTCGATATCTGA
- the gyrA gene encoding DNA gyrase subunit A, giving the protein MTTEIEQNQQKNPTIAIEKELRKSYLDYAMSVIVGRALPDVRDGLKPVHRRTLFAMRELGVTYNRPFVKSARIVGDVIGKYHPHGDTAVYDTLVRMAQDFSLRYPLVDGQGNFGSMDGDAPAAMRYTEARMTKLDQEIVADLDKETVDFIPNYDNSLLEPSVLPSRIPNILINGSEGIAVGMATKIPPHNLTEVIDGLIALIEDPNITVHQLMEIITGPDFPTGGFICGRAGIREAYETGRGVVIMRSRTHVEQRKNGHESIVITEIPYQQNKASLVEKIALLIKEKRITSISEVRDESDRHGLRIVLELKKDEMPEIVINQLYKMTPLQKSFGIILLCIVNNRPEILNLKQMLEHFIAHRKTVVYRRTAYELRKAEEKAHLLEGLKIAISNLDEVVQLIKSSASPAEAKAELIRRFELSELQAQVILDMRLQRLTGLERDKIIQDYEEIQERIAWYKKVLADDNLVMQIIREEFEKIREEYGDERRTEIIDAPDEILPEDLIAPEEMVVTVSHAGYIKRNPITLYRAQRRGGKGVKAMTTLEEDFVTKLYIASTLDTFLFFTNHGKVFWRKVYELPLAGRTARGKAIVNLLELAEGEKVMAILPVSNLAEAGESQTVFMVTRKGRIKKTSLAEFKRPLRKGKIALTIREDDEILSAAITSGNDEIFLVTRNGMSIRFHESDVRTMGRTAAGVKGITLGEGDEVVGMVVLQGEASILTVTENGYGKRTAVSEYKLQNRGGKGVFAIKTSERNGKVVGALQVEDTDQVMLIANSGKVIRIPVDTIRIIGRNTQGVRLINLDDGEKVVAMSMLAREEEVDETDETDGDSEN; this is encoded by the coding sequence ATGACGACAGAAATAGAACAAAATCAACAAAAGAACCCAACCATTGCCATTGAAAAAGAACTGCGCAAATCCTACCTGGATTATGCCATGTCGGTCATTGTCGGCCGGGCCCTGCCCGATGTACGCGATGGCCTAAAACCGGTGCACAGGCGCACGCTCTTTGCCATGCGTGAGCTGGGAGTCACCTATAACCGGCCCTTTGTCAAATCGGCCCGGATCGTCGGTGATGTCATAGGTAAGTATCATCCCCACGGCGATACCGCAGTCTATGATACCCTGGTCCGCATGGCCCAGGACTTCTCCCTGCGCTATCCCCTGGTGGACGGTCAGGGTAACTTCGGTTCCATGGACGGGGATGCGCCGGCGGCCATGCGGTATACCGAAGCGCGCATGACCAAACTCGACCAGGAGATAGTCGCCGATCTGGACAAGGAAACCGTTGACTTTATACCTAACTATGACAATTCACTTCTGGAGCCGTCGGTATTACCTTCCAGGATACCAAATATCCTGATCAACGGATCCGAAGGTATTGCGGTGGGCATGGCCACCAAGATTCCGCCCCATAATCTGACCGAGGTTATTGACGGCCTCATCGCCCTGATTGAAGATCCCAACATCACGGTTCACCAGTTGATGGAAATCATCACTGGTCCGGATTTTCCCACCGGTGGTTTTATCTGCGGCCGGGCCGGGATCCGGGAGGCGTACGAGACCGGACGCGGCGTGGTGATCATGCGTTCACGCACCCACGTGGAACAGCGTAAAAATGGTCACGAATCCATAGTCATCACCGAAATTCCTTATCAGCAGAATAAGGCTTCGCTGGTGGAGAAGATCGCCCTGCTGATCAAGGAAAAGAGGATTACCTCCATATCCGAGGTCCGGGACGAATCCGACCGCCATGGGCTGCGGATCGTGCTCGAACTTAAAAAAGATGAAATGCCGGAAATCGTCATTAACCAGCTCTACAAGATGACTCCGCTGCAGAAGAGTTTCGGAATCATCCTGCTCTGTATTGTCAATAACAGGCCGGAGATTCTCAATCTCAAGCAGATGCTTGAGCATTTTATAGCCCACCGTAAGACCGTGGTCTATCGGCGCACAGCCTATGAACTGCGCAAAGCCGAAGAAAAGGCCCATCTGCTGGAAGGCCTCAAGATAGCCATATCCAATCTCGACGAGGTGGTACAGCTCATCAAATCCTCGGCAAGCCCGGCCGAAGCAAAGGCCGAGCTGATTCGTCGTTTTGAACTGTCAGAGCTGCAGGCCCAGGTTATTCTCGATATGCGCCTGCAACGGCTCACCGGCCTGGAACGTGATAAGATAATTCAGGATTACGAAGAGATCCAGGAGAGGATCGCCTGGTACAAAAAGGTATTAGCCGACGATAACCTGGTGATGCAGATAATCCGGGAAGAATTTGAAAAAATTCGCGAAGAATATGGCGACGAGCGGCGGACAGAGATAATAGATGCGCCGGATGAGATCCTGCCCGAGGACCTGATTGCGCCCGAGGAGATGGTGGTTACCGTATCCCATGCCGGATACATCAAGCGTAACCCCATTACCCTGTACCGGGCCCAGCGGCGTGGCGGTAAAGGGGTCAAGGCAATGACCACGCTGGAAGAGGATTTTGTCACCAAACTCTATATTGCCTCCACGCTTGATACCTTCCTCTTCTTCACCAATCACGGCAAGGTTTTCTGGCGCAAGGTATATGAGCTGCCGCTGGCTGGACGCACCGCCCGGGGAAAAGCCATTGTCAACCTGCTGGAACTGGCTGAAGGCGAGAAGGTCATGGCTATCCTGCCGGTGTCCAATCTGGCTGAGGCCGGTGAATCCCAGACAGTATTCATGGTTACCAGAAAGGGAAGAATCAAGAAAACCAGTCTGGCCGAATTCAAGCGGCCGCTCAGGAAAGGAAAGATAGCGCTGACCATCCGTGAGGATGACGAGATCCTGTCTGCTGCAATTACTTCCGGTAACGACGAGATATTCCTGGTAACCAGGAACGGTATGTCTATCCGCTTCCATGAATCTGACGTACGGACCATGGGCCGGACCGCAGCCGGGGTCAAGGGTATCACCCTTGGCGAAGGCGACGAAGTGGTTGGCATGGTGGTGCTGCAGGGTGAGGCGTCCATTCTCACGGTGACGGAAAACGGGTATGGTAAACGGACGGCTGTTTCAGAATACAAGCTGCAGAACCGCGGTGGCAAGGGTGTCTTTGCCATCAAGACCAGTGAGCGAAACGGGAAGGTCGTTGGCGCGCTTCAGGTTGAGGATACGGATCAGGTCATGCTGATTGCCAATTCAGGCAAGGTTATCCGTATCCCGGTGGATACCATCCGCATTATCGGGCGAAACACCCAGGGTGTGCGTCTGATTAACCTGGATGATGGTGAAAAGGTTGTTGCCATGTCCATGCTGGCCCGGGAAGAAGAAGTGGATGAAACGGACGAGACCGATGGAGATAGCGAAAATTAA
- a CDS encoding NAD(P)H-dependent glycerol-3-phosphate dehydrogenase produces the protein MEIAKIKKTAVIGAGSWGTALAKLLGDKGEQVYLWSHRSEHAAALLRDRENKKYLPGARLPENVQPTDDIRVVSRCQCVLMVVPSHGYRDVFARLAPLLVEDTSLVSAVKGIEIGTRHTMTQVMADELQKIGTGKKLYLGVLSGPSFAEEVAAGQPTAVTVAFKEQHAARSVQHLLSTAFFRVYSSTDVIGLEISASMKNVIAIAAGIADGLGYGLNTRAALITRGLAEITRLGVKLGAHPLTFSGLGGLGDLVLTCTGSLSRNRTVGLKLGQGKSLPQALAEMTMVAEGVKTTKSCFNLAKELGVEMPILEQTYQVLYEGKDCKLAVEELFKRSLKEEMEMG, from the coding sequence ATGGAGATAGCGAAAATTAAAAAAACCGCTGTAATCGGGGCTGGCAGCTGGGGTACGGCCCTGGCCAAGTTGCTCGGAGACAAGGGCGAACAGGTATATCTCTGGTCGCACCGCTCTGAGCACGCGGCAGCACTTCTCCGTGACCGGGAAAACAAAAAATACCTGCCCGGTGCCAGGTTGCCGGAAAACGTACAGCCAACAGATGATATTAGAGTGGTCAGCCGGTGTCAATGCGTGCTCATGGTGGTGCCTTCCCATGGTTATAGAGACGTTTTTGCCCGGCTGGCTCCCCTGCTCGTTGAGGATACGTCCCTGGTTTCTGCGGTCAAAGGTATTGAAATCGGTACACGCCATACCATGACTCAAGTCATGGCCGATGAACTGCAAAAGATTGGAACGGGAAAAAAACTCTATTTAGGGGTTCTTTCGGGACCGAGTTTTGCCGAAGAGGTGGCGGCTGGTCAACCCACAGCGGTTACAGTGGCCTTTAAAGAGCAGCATGCAGCCCGATCCGTGCAGCATCTGCTTTCCACTGCATTCTTCCGCGTTTATTCCAGCACCGATGTGATCGGGCTGGAGATTTCCGCGTCCATGAAAAATGTCATTGCCATTGCCGCCGGTATCGCCGACGGACTGGGCTATGGCCTGAATACCAGGGCTGCGCTTATAACCCGCGGCCTGGCTGAAATAACCCGTCTCGGGGTCAAACTGGGCGCTCATCCTCTCACCTTTTCCGGTCTTGGGGGGCTGGGCGATCTGGTTTTGACCTGTACGGGCAGCTTGAGCCGCAACCGGACAGTTGGTTTGAAACTTGGCCAGGGAAAGAGTTTGCCACAGGCATTGGCCGAAATGACCATGGTGGCTGAAGGTGTGAAAACCACCAAGTCCTGCTTTAATCTGGCAAAGGAATTAGGCGTGGAAATGCCCATTCTGGAACAGACCTACCAGGTACTGTATGAGGGCAAGGACTGCAAATTGGCGGTGGAAGAGCTCTTTAAGCGTAGTCTCAAGGAAGAAATGGAAATGGGGTGA
- a CDS encoding XTP/dITP diphosphatase: MVNIIVLATNNQNKVREFKELLKDFPVEIKCLKDYGPLPGVVEDGATFDDNAYKKSSHYARVLGLPCLADDSGLVVDALDGAPGVYSARWAGENATDWDNCEKLLKEMEGKKDRSARFMCVLSLATPGGPALTWEASCEGEITTERRGESGFGYDPVFFYPPLGKTFAEIPMEEKNKVSHRGKAMAEFAAEFDKVLVWLKQRLMEQKPPKPDHSEWEKEE; the protein is encoded by the coding sequence ATGGTCAATATCATTGTCCTGGCAACCAACAACCAGAACAAAGTCAGGGAATTTAAGGAATTGCTCAAGGATTTCCCGGTGGAGATAAAATGTCTCAAGGATTACGGGCCACTGCCCGGGGTAGTGGAAGACGGAGCGACCTTTGATGACAATGCATACAAAAAATCATCCCATTACGCCAGGGTACTCGGTCTGCCCTGTCTGGCCGACGATTCTGGCCTGGTGGTTGATGCCCTGGACGGAGCGCCCGGCGTCTATTCCGCCCGCTGGGCCGGGGAAAATGCCACCGACTGGGATAACTGCGAAAAGCTACTCAAGGAAATGGAAGGGAAAAAGGACCGCAGTGCCAGGTTTATGTGTGTGCTGTCCCTGGCCACGCCAGGCGGTCCGGCCTTGACCTGGGAGGCAAGCTGCGAGGGGGAGATAACCACGGAGCGGCGTGGTGAATCGGGTTTTGGTTATGATCCGGTTTTTTTCTATCCGCCACTGGGCAAGACCTTTGCAGAGATTCCCATGGAAGAGAAAAACAAGGTCAGTCACCGGGGCAAAGCCATGGCCGAATTTGCCGCCGAGTTTGACAAGGTTCTGGTCTGGCTGAAGCAGCGTCTCATGGAACAGAAACCGCCCAAACCGGATCACTCGGAATGGGAAAAAGAAGAGTAG